The window CCCCCCCAGACCACCTGCTTTGAAATGCAAACCCTCattcccgcccccctcccctgcttgctttttcTCCATGACATTTTCACTGTCCCACATACTGTGGGTTTCACTAGTTTACTTACTAGCTGGGGGACCCAGGCAAGTTACTTGACACTTTGTGCCTCGGTTTTGCCATCAGTGAAATGGAGATGAATGAGCTGTGATGCGTCAAGTGCTGTGAGCACTTCCGGGTTGCAGGACACTCTTCTTGTCCTGGTGGTTGTGGGGCTCCGGTCCCTGAGCCCAAGCTCCTGTGGGCAGGAATTAGCTGTCCTGGTTTCCATTTCCTGTGCCTAGTGGGGGGCCCAGTAACTGTTACTTGGAAAGGATGCAGCCTTCGTCCGTCCTCGTCCTCGGGTGCCCCGTTCCTCTGATGCCCTAAGTGGCCAGTGTGctcggggagtggggggggggggcatgtgcgGCCCCCGCTGGTCCAGTagtgtgcacacacaggcagtgacatgcccgtgtgtgtgtgtacacacatatacttgtgcgtatacacatatacacgtgCACACAGCACAGTGGCTGTGACGTGCCTTGGCAGGAGGGATGTTGGTCCGAGTTTGCTGCAGATCGGAGGCCCATCCCAGGTCTGAGCTTCGGGCACCTGTCTGCACCCTGCTTCTGCAGGGGGGAGTTGAGCGTGTGGGCTGCTCACGGAGGGCGCTGGTCGCAGATCGCGGCCCTGCCTCCTCCCGCCCTGGGCTGTGCTGGGGGGTGTGGGGCCGGGCTTCGGGACCCCTCTCCCCATCTGTGCTTGGGGGGGCAGCAGCGGCTGCTGGGTTGGCTCCTGGGTGAccggctgccccctcccccagctgttTTCCTTACAGCTGGACTCTGACCCGACCTCCCCCACACAGAGGCCATTcactgctgggccctgggggtgggctggCTCCTGGCCAGGCCCCAGCTGCTCTCCTCCAGCTCAGATGGCCggacagaggcaggcagggggtgGTGAAGGCCCCAGGGTCTCCCCGCACCCCTCCATCCCGGTTTCTAACACTGCCAGGTGAGTGGGACGGTCCCCACCCCCGCTGGACTGTGCCAGCTGGAGCATGCCGAGCGCACAATGGCCGCCAGCCGATGCTCCTGGTTCTGGGGCTGGTTGAGAAGGGAGCcctgctcggggcgcctgggcgggtcaggaggttaagcatctgaatcttgatttcggctcaggtcatgatctcacggtttgtgggtttgagccccgcattgggctctgtgctgacagcacagagcttgcgtggaattctctctccctctctctctgcccctcccgttcacgctttccctctctctctcaaaatgaaaatgaaaattaagacaaaaCCAAACAAGAATTTAAGGAGAGAATCGTGCTCTGTGCCGGCCCCAGCTCTGGGCCCTAGGGACGTGGAGGGACCCTGTGCAGCCCTCAGGTTCCTTGCCCGCCAAGGCTGTGGGCTGCTCTTGGCATCTCTGAGGGCTGGGTGTATTTGGGGATTCGGGGATGctgggatggagagaaaggggcCCCTAATTTGAGCCTGTTGCATTAATTCAGGGGGAGGTGGGTATGGTAAGGGGCATGGGActgacagatggacagatgggtgtGAGGAGAGGAAGGCGCACACGATGTTGTTGATCCCCGTAGTTCCTCAGCCGGCCCTCTCCCGGCTCTCTGTCCCTGGTGCCCACCACACTGCCCCCTTGCTGGCCTTCAGCCACACCTGGGTGGGCTCTTGCcaaccacagggcctttgcatgggCTGTTCTGTCTGCCTCGAAgagcctccctctctttttggaAGGTTGACTCTTACTGTTTGGGACCCAGCTTTCCCCTCATTAGAGAATCATCTCCACCCTGGTACTCTGTCTCCCCGTGTATTTCTTACCAGCCCTTCTGGGAATCTGTAGCGATCTTATTCATGTGTCTATTTACCTGTTTATTCTCTGACTCCAGACTCAGGCCCTGTGTCTCTAGTGCCATGAACTAGGGCCTGACACTGATCACCTGTTTGTTGAATGACCTTATGATGGCAGTTATAACAGTCCTAGCTGATAGGCCCTGCTCACTTGTTTTGGGTAGATAGCGTGCTGAGTGCTTAGCGTAGTATTTCATTTCAGCTTCATGGCCGTGGTGTGAGGTCAGATGTGCCTGACtccagaggaggagaaggagactggacagaagaagagagggcTGTTCCCTCCCCCTGGTGTCCCATCTGCTGTCCTGGGAGGCCTGGGCAAGGCGCTCCCTTCTCTGGATCAGCACCCTTCCCAGAACCCCAAGCATTGGAACATTCCAGGACTCTATGACCTGTATTGGTGGGTGGTGCTGGAGCCCTGACCCCCCAGCCGAGCAGCCGGGGCCTGCATGAGGTGGGGGCTCCCCGGTCCTCCTTGGCGGTGGCTGCAGCTGAGAGAAGGGTCAGGAGGTAACtatgtcacttcctccaggcgGGCAGCCGGCCTTCTCCCTTCCCAGCCAGGCAGAACTAAGGCCACACGGCTGTGTGGGGGACTGAGGGGAGActcaggggagggggacaggttGGGGGGAGGAACCAGGCCTGTTCCTTGGGGGGTTTGGGTTGCGGGCAGAGGCAGCTCTGCTGGGTGATGTAGGTTGAAACCCCAGTGCTCTGGGGCCACTGAGTCCGTATAAATGAGGGAAGCAGGGGTGGCGAACGGGAGTTCGAGGTTGTCAGAGCTTcgagttttgtttttccaagagTAGTGGGAAGCCTGGGTTGGGATGTTTTCAGTGTGAAAACCCTGTGTGAGCCACATAAGCCCGTCGGCCTGCTTCCGTCCCACCGTGGCGTGCCTGGGTGAAGGAGGAGTTCGGGGTTCCCCTGCCATCCCTGCCACGGGGCCCCGCTCTGGTTCGTGTCCTCTGCAGGTGCCGGGGGACGCCCACTCGGCCgccccactttgcagatggggaaattggTCCCAGAGAGCGGAAAGGACTTACCCAAGCCCCTCTGGCTCCTgagctttgctttctttcctggtGACCTTGAGCCCAGGCCGAGGTAGCGCGGGTGCCTTGGCAGTCGGTCACATGTTCAGTGCAATGGCCACGTCCTGCTCTTGGCAAAAGTGCCAGAGTCCTcttcccccaggcccccagccggGTCTGATCCCACCTCTGATACATGTTAAGGGTCACCGAGGGAACTGGAGGTCCTGGCGGCCAGTGACCCAGGCAGGTTGCAAACTGACTGAGCGCCTGGTGGAGATGGCTATCTTGGCGATGGTCCTGCCACTGAGGGTCCCTCAGGCCCACTGTCCTAGATGCAAGCTTGTGACGGCCCCTGGGGAATCCAGACCTGGGGTCTGCGCCTCTCGGGTGTGTGTCCAGAGTTTCTCGGGGGAACGCGGTGTGCTCTGCCCTCTTTTACCTCCGCCTTCCGGAACCACAGTGCCTGGCTAAGTGCTTGACTTAGCAGGTCAAGGCTGTTGCGTGGCTGGAGTGTGACCTAGGTAGCTGGCAGTAAAGGATCCCTGCCcgcctgccctgcctccctcgccgcccccttccttccctccctttcacaAGTATTGACAAAGTGCCCTGAGTGTGCCGGGGGCACAGAGGGGACTGATGGCATCCATGACGTGGGGCGAGCAGGCATTTCCTGGCAGAGCGATGCCCGAGGGAGGCCGCGGCTGCCGCGGGAGCCGAGGAGGCACCTGACCCAGCTGGGGCGAGCCTGGCCTGCTGCCGGATAAGGTGACctccatgccgagtgagcctcGCGCCTGCATTGCGCAGCCGAGAATGTGGGTCTCCGATGGGAGACTGTCAGACACGGGGGTGGGCTGCATCCGGGGTCCCCCCTTGCAGGGCATGAGCCCCTGAGAGCCCTCGGTGTCTTCCTAGGTCAGCCATGTCATCTGAGCCACCTCCACCGCCACAGCCCCCAACACACCAGGCTTCGGTCGGGCTGCTGGACACCCAGCGGGCCCGAGATCGGTCACCGTCCCCTCTCCGGGGCAACGTGGTCCCGAGCCCGCTGCCCACCCGTCGGACGAGGACCTTCTCGGCGTGAGTCTCGGGCTAGCCTCCTGCCCAGGGCCAGAGTCATTGTATCTGGCCATCTCTGTGACTCAGTGTCCCAGTCTGTCACATGGGGAGACTTGGGTTGGGGTAAGGACTGGTGAGGCACCCTGTAAACTCTGGAAGGCAATGCCCCAGGTCCCTTGAGCCTGTGGCAGGCTGGGGTTCATAACAAGTAGGAAATCACTGGGGTCTTAAATCAATGGGTTTTAACCACGCACAAGCCTCTTCCTTTGTCGGACCGACCTCGACTTCCtcagctgcaaaatggggacagcaGCAGGCTGGGGCACAGTGCTGCAAAGGACCTGCACAGTGCCTGGGAGCTGTAGATCTCAGGCCCAAGTTGTAGAGGCTGCTGCCGTCACTAGTAGTCTTCAGAGGGATGCTCGGAGAGCTTTTAGTCTAACCCCCTTTTTgggtagagaaactgaggcctgagaaAATTTGCTGGGGTCGTCAGAGAGTCACTCTTATTAGAGTCTTTGTGAATGGCTCCCagagttgtgcagtgcacaacctgcatAGCTGTACATAATGGCCCTGGTTACTATCCGGGGCATGGCTTTTAAGGGGGCACTGGGATGAGCTGGGTATGCCTCAGGAGAGTGGGTGGCTGTTCTGGAGGGCTGGTAGgggcccccactcacactttcccCCCCTCTTTCAGGACGGTGCGGGCTTCGCAAGGTCCTGTCTACAAAGGAGTCTGCAAATGCTTCTGTCGATCCAAGGGCCACGGCTTCATTACCCCGGCCGATGGTGGCCCCGACATCTTCCTGCACATTTCTGAGTGAGTCAGGGCTGGTTTGGGCGGTTTGGGGCTGGGCAAGGAGGCAGGGGGAGTGTGTGACTGACAGGCGCTGCGTGTGAGGGCGTGAGCCTCTGCCTGTGACCTGTGTGTGACTGTTTGGGGGTGGGGCGTGTGGGAGGCTGCAGGTGACAGTCTGCACGTGTATGTGACGGAGagcgagacagagggagagagggagagactgttGAGAACCATGGGATGGGTCCGGTGGATGGGAGGGGTGTCACTGAGCTGCGGAGTGCGTGTGACCCAGAGTCTGACTTCCTGCCTGCCTTGGGGGAGCCACTCAGTGAGGCTGGGGGCTGCCCAGCCCCTCTGCTCCAGGAAGGAAGTTTGGAGCTGGACCCTTTCTCCTGCGACTTGCTCACTGACGTCCTTCCTTCCTGAGTGTCTGGAAACCCTTGGGAGGCTGAGGCGGGGCCCGCACGTCCGCGGCCTTGAGGCTGGAAGGCATCCAGCGGCCCGTGCTTCGCTCCCTCCCCCAGTCAGCCTTCAGCTCTGTGGGGACCGAATCGGGCACCGccttgcccctgccccgttcTTTGGCCTCTGCACCCCCAATCTTTTAGTCTGTGGCAGGCCGAGTCCTATGCCACATGGCAGACCGGGCAATATATAAACATCCTGTTTTTGGAGATAGGGTACCATTGCAAATGTCTGTTGTGAGGGGAGAATTATCCCTCCTTTACCTCTTGCCCCCCCAAAGTCCTTACACGTCAGGCCTCGCACAGGCTCCCGGAGAGTACAGACAGCAGCAGGGCGTTAAAGCCACGCATCTGATGGGTGCGTGAATGCATATGTGGCTGTGAAAATGTGTCTTCATGTCGCCTCTTTCCGGAAGGGATCTGTAGTGGTTTACAAGGATATTCGCAGTGCACCatgaaaaatcagtaaggaaaaccgggggcgggggtgggggcgggggcgagtCAGAGAGATGGACGTGCGGCATCCTGGTGGCCCGACCAAAGAGGGAAGCACCGTTGGCCACGTGCGCTTTCCCTCAAGGCGAAATCCCTCAGATCAGTTCCAGGATCTGAAGGGGATTTTCCTCTTGCTGGAGGTGTCCTCGGGGGGCATCAGCATGGGCACCTCACCAGGGTGGGTGAAATGGTGACTTGTGTCCCATAGGGAGTACGGTCACAGGGAGGGGACCCTCCTGGAACTCGCGTTCAGCACGGAAGGGACTTGCCTTCAGTCTTGCTGGGTGTCTGGGAAGCGGGAGGGCAGAGACGCACGCAGCTGGGGTTTGGGGCTCTCCTGGGACCAGGGCGGCTCTCAACCGTGATGCTGACGGCCTTGTTCTCTCTCTGGCCCAGACCGGCTCTCCCTGCTCTTGTGTCCACAGGCCCGTGACACCCATGCGACGGACAGTATGAGCTCCTGCAGAGGCAGAGCTCGGTCTGGGCCTCAGAGtgcggggaggctggggggacCTGGTCCCGCAGAGACACGGTGGCTCCCTGgtggcagggcaggaggggcaggtgcTCCAAAAGCTCGGGCTGGGGTCCTGGGTGCGGCACGGAGCTGAGTGAGGCTTTTGTGGGCGCTGGGCACTGAACGCTGTCTCCCTGCTCCCACAGCGTGGAGGGGGAGTATGTCCCCGTGGAAGGCGACGAGGTCACCTATAAGATGTGCTCCATCCCCCCCAAGAACGAGAAGCTGCAGGCTGTGGAGGTGGTCATCACCCATCTGGCCCCGGGCACCAAGCACGAGACCTGGTCCGGCCACGTCGTCAGCTCCTAGGAGATGCCGGAAGCATCCCTTCTCCTGGGCTCGCGGGAGACtctgggggggaggaggaggcagaaccAAACTGCAGATGACGGTCTACCGCTTGAGATGGGGCTTCAGAGCGGGGAGCACGGTCCCTTTCAAGCATCTTCCGGAGGAAGGGGCGATGGGGACAGGCACTGGCATGCTCTCGGCCACCAGCACAGCCTTGGACCGTTCCAACAGCCTCTCACCATCTGAAAAGCATTAAAAGCATGGAAAAAGGAGGGGTGCCCGCTGGTGGCTGAGTGGATGGTCCAACCCCAGCCCCGGGGGTGGGTCAGGTGGGCGCTTCCCCAGCCCACAGAGTCCTTGTGCCCCTGGGCTGGAGGCTCAGAATCCCCAGATCCAGCCCGCCCCGGGGGCTGACGGGAGGCCCTATGCGTTTCCCACCTGCGCCTACCCTCCTTGTGTCTGTGTTTGGCCCTCAGCAAAGCGGGCTCTTTTCTGTTGGTCTGTTTGGTTTGTTCTAGGGGAGCTGGCCTCACCGGGCAGGGGGGCACGAGAGCGGGGGGTCTTTGGTGCCTTTGCAGCGGGAAGAATCCCAACTGGGCGCCTGGGAAAAGAGTTTCCCCAGGAGCCCTGAGGCCTCCCCTCGGCCATGCCGTGCTCAGCTgaatcctctctcctcctgccctcaaTTTAGCAGACAGTTCACAGCTGTGGTCATTTAGGTGgtgggtcggggtggggggtgggagaagggcgGGTCTTTGTTTAAAATCAGAGCTCGGTCCAGAACCCTCCGGAACAGAGTCGGTCGGTCGTGGTGGCTCGCTTCTCAACAGCCTGGTAAAGTCAAAACTTGGAGGAGAAAATGCCTCTTTGGTGATGGGGTTTTCCTGAAAACTGGTGTTAAGAAAAGctgagggtttgtttgtttgtttgttttcttctctactaACCAAGGCTTTTGCCCAGGGCCAACCCTGTTTGCACTTGGCTGTCGACGTTTCAAACCCTTGTAGATATTTTCCATACACAAGTCCTGAGGCTTTTCTTTGCAGTGGCTTGCTTTGGCTCTAAGGGtgatgtaaaaatagaaatagctggGTGGGTGATAATGTTTTGAAATGTGTGGCTTCTGTGTACTCAAAGGTACGTTTTGTCAGTTGCAGGGAAGTGAACCCTGTAAAGCTGGCTTGGAAGCAGACGGCAATGTTGCCAAGGAGGGAGGGCGGCCGATGGGTTGTGGAAGAGGCGAGGCCGAGTGCCTCGGTCTGTGGATGGATTTGTCTTTAAGCGTAGGAATGGCTTCCTTTGCAAGATAGAACTCTTTGGTTCATGACCGGTGGGAGCTGTCTGAAAATTGGCAAATAGCGTTTGGCTGTGTGCATGCGAACAGCCCTCTGTGGTCAGCGGTGGATCTGCCATTTCCTGGCCTGTTGTGCCCCTCGAAGGGTCCTCGGTCTGCTGCCTCTGCCTTCTGCTGGGTCCGGGGTGGCCCTTGCCCTCCAGCCTGTTTCCCGCAGGCCCGCTGGAGACACCACACTTCCTGAGCCACTTCTGCCAAGGACCTTCGGGCTCCCAGAGGTCGAGAGCCTGCGTTTAAACCCCACCCCCGGGGGTGTCCCTGGCCTTGGCCTGGCCTCGGCGGTCGGGGCTCTTTGCGGACACGTTCTCGTTCTCGTTCTCGGTCGGACACAGAGTCTCCATTTACAAGAAGCTCTGGGAGGAGCCTGGTGCCGGTGACGAGCTGGGGTGGCGTCCGggattccttccctctctcctcccgccCGCCACCTCTGTCTCAATAAAGTGTGTTCTGTGCAAGGCTGGGTGTTGTCCATGAGGGTGGAGGCCGGCTTCTTGAAGCCAGCCGGTAAGGGCGTCTTTCCAGACGGGGCTGACCCCCTGCTCCACCATCTGGCTTTTGTGGCTGCTGAATAAGAGAGTGGGATCATCCCCTTTTCTGTAATCATCACATTCTCCAGCGTAGGGCGGCTTAGCAGTAGAGGGTGGCTTCGCGTGAGCAAAATGCCACTGACTGCATCAGCTGTGGCTAAATGTTGATGCATTTGGACGTCTCCCGcgtgagcaggagcagggagaggcagggccgGCCGGACAAAGGTTAGTCGGGAAGCAGGAGGTGCGAAAGCCTGTGGTCTCCTTGTCTGGGAGCGCAGCGGGAGATGCAGGGCTGCGGGCGGAGGCTGGGCCGTTCTGGGTTGGACTTTGGGTCAGGCTGGGATGGTCTTGCCCGGCCAGCGTCTCCAAAGGGCGGGTAGATCATTTTTATTAGCGCAGAGGTGGATGTTTTTACTGCGGTACTGATTTTCAAAGTGAACTGGGGAAACGTCCAGTCAGCCCCTTGAACCTGGGTAGGGAGAAGTTGAAGTAGGCATTTATTCACAACAAGGAGACGTGTCCCAGCGCCGCACTCGGCATCGGACGGGCAGCCTGGAGAGGGTGCCCCAGTCCAGCTCCGAGTGAAGGGTTGAgcggtggtgggagggagcccgGGGCCTGGCTGCGGGGGCAAGTGGCCCGACGGGCCAAGGACAAGAGCAGTTAAGCAGGAGGAAGCAGCAGTTGGAGAGGAAGTGATTCAGGGCCTCCGCCGCTTTGCCCGAATCTGCAAGATGGGCccagctctgtcgtccaggggccgCCCGCCCGCTGGCTGGAGAGACCTCACAGGACCTCCTGCGGATCCCGAGACCCACGTTCCCTCCCTCGGGATGGAGAGCTGGCGCCTCCCTCCAGGCGAGGACGGCCTTCCTGGGGGTTCTCCCTCCAGTAGCCCCGGGTGTGCCCTCCTCGCGGCCGCTGAGTCCAGGGCcaacctctgcctccctcttgctCAGCACTCAGCTGTGGTGTGTGTTTGTTGTGATGGTGTCCGTCCTGCCTGCTGagggacccccctccccaccctgcccggccccgggggggcggggggggggactaGCAGTGGCTGCCCTGCAGGGTTCCTGGGGGCTAGTTCAGTTAGTAGTAGCTCGGCTGCAGGTACTTTAAGCCCCCCACAGAGGTAGGGCTGCACCCCACCTGACAGACCAGCAGACGAGCTGGGGTGAACCGGTCCCGAGTTCCCCGGCTGGTCTGCGGCACAGCCAGGGATTGAGTCCCGGCAGCGAGGTGCACACGTTGTTCTGCGTTATGTGTCCCCGTTGcagtgggagggcaggaggcagtgCAGAGGGAAGGCCTGGGAGGTGAAGGGCCCAGCCTGCCGGCCTCAGGGCACCCGGGCAGGACTCCCCAGTTATAAAGGTTAGGACAAGTGTGAGTGAGACTCCATTGTCTTGCTTTGCTGTAGCAAGTTAAGGAACCTTCCAGGGAATCATGGGTCCTTACCCCTGGGCAGGAAAGCTCATGCCGGCAGGCCTGGATGCTCGAAGCCCTGCCCCTGCAGAAACACCGGGAACCAGTGTCAGAAACGGTGGCTTTTGGATCTGCACGGGCTGGGCTTTCTTTCCTGAATCTGAGCGGATACCACAGCTAAGCGTTCACTTCGCCATTCGtgtgacaaaggaagaaaaagtcatCAGAATGAGAAATAGGAAACAATAAAATCACtttaatttgcttcttttcaTTGTGAAAGGTCATTACAACATCATTTGCAAAATTCAACAAAAGGTGCCACGGGGTAGCTGTGTCCTGGGAACCACTGTGCCACGTCACCCTGTGTTGTCATGCGGGCAGACTGCCCCCAACCGGACCGTGCCGAGACAGGCCTCGGGGTCCCCAGCAGGCTTGGACGGAAGCCGCTTCCGTGGAGATGAAAGCAcctggcgggggggtggggggtgtgtgtgcagaCGCCCGGTCAGGTCAGCGGGCCCCGTGCGGAGGCCGTGCCGTGGACTGGAGTGGACGGAGGGTTTGTGGGTCCTGACACGTCCAGTTTCTAAAAGGTGACACGCGAACCGTTTCCCTGGAAGGGCCTGttctgctgggccctggggctgcCTTCCACTTGAAGTCCGAAGCAGGGGTGAGGGTCACGGGCCCAACCACCGGGCTGTTCCCACCCCTCAGGTCACTGTGTGGGGGAGGCCGGAGCGGGCATGCAGGTTCATGAGATCTGCGGAGAAGCAGGCCGCTCGCGTTCCGGGAACCCTCCAGGCTCTTCCGTGATCCCTGAGAAAGTCGAGGTGAGTAAGGCCCCTGGGGAGCCTGCCGGGCACAGCAGGGAGAAGTAGGATGCCCGGGGCTGGTGTCTCTCAGCCCAGCCCGGGGCCTGCACGTGGGGGCAGGACCGCCTGTCCCTTCCCGTCCCCCTCGCACTGGAAAAGTCAGAGAAGCAGGGGGCTCCCCCGAGTGTAGTGAATCCGGGCTCCCCTGCACCCCAGGCCAGCTGAGGTATGAGGCCCTTGGGGTCAGCGGTCACTTAGCGGCCACCATGGAGCCCTTGGTTCaacgcccccccgccccccgcccctgccgcccTTCCACCCCCAGGTGACCCTCGGGCAGGAGCTTCACTTCCGGGAGGTGATTTTCAACTTCAGTCCCAGGGTGGGACGGCTGTAAACATCCTGTCCTTTCCCACCACCAAATCCCCCTTGTGGTACTGACACCGGGGGTCCAGACATTAACGCCTGGTACGTTTTTTACAAGACCATCGAGAGGGAGGGGCCGGGCACATTCGTTCTTTGTATCATCCTAGGATGATGGGGAAGTGTCCCCAGAAAACCGTAAGTACCATGATCGCATGTATGGAGGGTCTGAGGCTCGGGGTTGGGGGCGAAATCTGGTTGGAGGTGTTCCTTCAGGCCGTTCGTGACAAGTCTGGCTGCCTCCGGCATCGCCAGGGCCGGGGGTACCCGAGGCCGGACTGTGTGGGGATCCTGGCATGTGAGGGAGGCCTGTCGGCAGGACCCCTGCCCTCCCTCGGAGGAGGGGCGCTAGGAGAACAGCTCTTCACAGATCCTGCGGGTGTCCTCGGGCGCCGTCACCGTGTAGCCCACGGTCCTCGGGTCAGTGAAGATCTCGTGGTCGTTCCCGCCCTGCAAAGACAGGAAGGCAGATGTGGGCACCGTCGGGCGTGGGCTGCGGGGGAAACAAGGGAGGGGCCTTCTTCACAGCAGTCACCGGTTCCCGGGACAGGAACAGCATGAGCACCGTCACTGCTGAGAAGGGGTTCGTCACCTCCTCTTGAACTGCAATCTAGCTTGGAACGTGTAATTATGCCTTTGAAAGGAATCGTGACGCTCTGGGGCAGATGTGAggcttatttttctgtaaaagcaAGCACGGGTGACAGCACGCCGTCTGCCGTCCTTTGCCCGGACCGTGCCTGAGCTGTCCTCGCAGGTCACAAGGACACACAGCCCACAGCGGTGCTGCCTTTAGAACTTGGGGCCACGTGGACACGACGGTCTCCGAGCCTGCAGCAGCCAGAGGTGACAACTGAGCACTGGGTGGCACGTGGCCGGGGCGACAGGGGAACTCGGTTCATGTGACTTCGATCCGTTTAAACTTCAACGGTGCCTGTGGCTGCAGCGAGAGCCAGGCCCGGGTGCATATCCCGGCTGCACTGCCGACTAGGGGTGCCGCATGGCCCGGCCCTgccaccaccctccccctccaccccccgcccccgtctgCTGGaatggtggggagtgggggtggtcgCCAGGTCAGCAGCTGCCTGGGGCTCCTGCGGCCCTAGGCGTCCACGTGTTGCTTCGCCTGGGGCGCCGCTAGGAGCTGAGGGCAAGGCTAGGGGGCCCCGTGCTGTGGGTCGCCCCCCCCCGCTCGTAGTCCAGCCGCTCTCACCCTCCCTGAGCTGCAGGAAAGCCCCTGCTTTTGTTCTCCTGCAAGTTCCTCCATTTTCCTCACGATATTGGACAGTCTACAAAACCTAGGAAAATCAATTAGTTTATAATCTGatgaaaacaaatggagagaaaaaatggCTTTTTCTCATAAAGACTACAGGAAAATCTGACCTCCCTTTAAAGGACTGACGGACACTGAGGTCACCCCTGCGCTCGTTTCCCCCAGGCTTCAGGAGGGGCCGCTGCCGGGGCCCAAAGTGTGCCAGGCAGAAGCGTCACGTGAGGAGGCCTTGGGGCCACGTTAGGGACTGTCCTTGCCCCGTGCCGACGGGGGGACCTGCTGGGGTCTTGCGCCCGCCTTGCAAGCCCGGGTGCTGTTAAGGGGCTCTGGATCACTCAGACGGCTGACCTCACAGCAGCATGTGCTACCCCAGCAAGTCCACGCGAGACCGGTTGGTGGAATTCTTAGCATTCAAGTCAGTCCCGTTCTCCTC is drawn from Leopardus geoffroyi isolate Oge1 chromosome E3, O.geoffroyi_Oge1_pat1.0, whole genome shotgun sequence and contains these coding sequences:
- the CARHSP1 gene encoding calcium-regulated heat-stable protein 1 isoform X3, which produces MSSEPPPPPQPPTHQASVGLLDTQRARDRSPSPLRGNVVPSPLPTRRTRTFSATVRASQGPVYKGVCKCFCRSKGHGFITPADGGPDIFLHISDVEGEYVPVEGDEVTYKMCSIPPKNEKLQAVEVVITHLAPGTKHETWSGHVVSS
- the CARHSP1 gene encoding calcium-regulated heat-stable protein 1 isoform X2; translated protein: MSAMSSEPPPPPQPPTHQASVGLLDTQRARDRSPSPLRGNVVPSPLPTRRTRTFSATVRASQGPVYKGVCKCFCRSKGHGFITPADGGPDIFLHISDVEGEYVPVEGDEVTYKMCSIPPKNEKLQAVEVVITHLAPGTKHETWSGHVVSS
- the CARHSP1 gene encoding calcium-regulated heat-stable protein 1 isoform X1, with translation MAGQRQAGGGEGPRVSPHPSIPVSNTARSAMSSEPPPPPQPPTHQASVGLLDTQRARDRSPSPLRGNVVPSPLPTRRTRTFSATVRASQGPVYKGVCKCFCRSKGHGFITPADGGPDIFLHISDVEGEYVPVEGDEVTYKMCSIPPKNEKLQAVEVVITHLAPGTKHETWSGHVVSS